The Cervus canadensis isolate Bull #8, Minnesota chromosome X, ASM1932006v1, whole genome shotgun sequence genome contains a region encoding:
- the PDZD4 gene encoding PDZ domain-containing protein 4 isoform X1: MGCNMCVVQKPEEQYKVMLQVNGKELSKLSQEQTLEALRASKEPLVIQVLRRSPRLRGDGSCHDLQLVDSGTQTDITFEHIMALGKLRPPTPPMVILEPFVPSELPPISHEYYDPAEFMEGGPQEADRMDELEYEEVELYKSSHRDKLGLMVCYRTDEEEDLGIYVGEVNPNSIAAKDGRIREGDRIIQINGMDVQNREEAVAILSQEENTNISLLVARPESQLAKRWKDSDRDDFLDDFGSENEGDLRARKLKSPPAQQLGHEEEKGAPEAGPGLHNSQELDSGVGRTDESTRNEESSEHDLLGDEPLSTANTPGPLRKFGLQGDALQSRDFHFSMDSLLAEGAGLGSGDVPGLTDEEYERYRELLEIKCHLENGNPLGLPFPRAAAGHGALDVNRNESAGHELAVLEEELRHLEFKCRNILRAQKMQQLRERCMKAWLLEEESLYDLAAGEPKKHELSDISELPEKSDKDSTSAYNTGESCRSTPLLAEPLPESPLRRAAAAVGNSNLNRTPSGAPGAAHPKAAVPPPPGSPTKFRSLSRDPDVGRRQHSAEERVRHGPKMGVALERVGPEGSPYLSRRHRSPGQEGEHYHSCLQLAAPRGLEDLGPGPLSVAAGPRVGGGAAAVAPEAPRTEWKVKVRSDGTRYVAKRPVRDRLLKARALKIREERSGMTTDDDAVSEMKMGRYWSKEERKQHLIRAREQRKRREFMMQSRLECLREQQNGDSKAELNIIALSHRKTMKKRNKKILDNWITIQEMLAHGTRSADGKRVYNPLLSVTTV, translated from the exons GTGAACGGGAAGGAGCTCTCCAAGCTGTCTCAGGAGCAGACCCTGGAGGCCCTGCGTGCCTCCAAGGAGCCCCTGGTGATCCAGGTGCTGAGACGCAGTCCCCGCCTCCGGGGGGATGGCTCCTGCCACGACCTGCAACTGGTGGACAGTGGCACTCAGACGGACATCACCTTCGAGCATATCATGGCGCTGGGCAAGCTGCGCCCACCCACCCCGCCCATGGTCATCCTGGAGCCGTTCGTCCCATCTGAGCT CCCCCCCATCAGTCATGAGTATTATGACCCGGCGGAGTTCATGGAGGGCGGCCCGCAGGAGGCAGACCGGATGGACGAGCTGGAGTACGAG GAGGTGGAGCTGTATAAAAGCAGCCACCGGGACAAGCTGGGCCTGATGGTCTGCTACCGCACAGATGAGGAGGAGGACCTGGGCATCTACGTGGGAGAG GTGAATCCCAACAgcattgcagccaaagatggccGGATCCGTGAGGGAGACCGTATCATCCAG ATAAATGGCATGGATGTCCAGAACCGGGAGGAAGCGGTGGccatcctgagtcaggaagaaaacACCAACATCTCCCTACTGGTGGCCCGGCCTGAGAGCCAG CTGGCAAAGCGCTGGAAGGACAGTGACCGGGACGACTTCCTGGATGACTTTGGCTCTGAGAATGAGGGCGACCTGCGGGCGAGGAAGCTGAAATCCCCTCCGGCCCAGCAG CTTGGACATGAAGAGGAAAAAGGGGCCCCCGAGGCGGGCCCAGGCCTGCACAACAGCCAGGAGCTGGACAGTGGGGTGGGCCGGACAGACGAGAGCACCCGCAACGAGGAGAGCTCCGAGCATGACCTGCTGGGGGACGAGCCCCTGAGCACTGCCAACACGCCTGGGCCCTTGCGCAAGTTCGGCCTGCAAGGGGACGCCCTGCAGAGCCGTGACTTCCACTTCAGCATGGACTCTCTGCTGGCCGAGGGCGCGGGGCTGGGCAGCGGTGACGTGCCAGGCCTCACAGACGAGGAGTATGAGCGCTACCGCGAACTGCTGGAGATCAAGTGTCACCtggagaatggcaacccgctgGGCCTGCCCTTCCCCCGGGCTGCGGCTGGCCATGGCGCCCTGGACGTCAACCGCAACGAAAGCGCGGGCCACGAGCTGGCTGTGCTGGAGGAGGAGCTGCGGCACCTGGAGTTCAAGTGCCGCAACATCCTGCGGGCTCAGAAGATGCAGCAGCTGCGGGAGCGCTGCATGAAGGCCTGGCTGCTAGAGGAGGAGAGCCTGTACGACCTGGCGGCTGGCGAGCCCAAGAAGCACGAGCTGTCTGACATCTCTGAGCTGCCCGAGAAGTCGGACAAGGACAGCACCAGCGCCTACAACACGGGCGAGAGCTGCCGCAGCACCCCACTGCTGGCCGAGCCCCTGCCCGAGAGCCCCCTGCGGCGGGCGGCCGCAGCGGTGGGCAACTCCAATCTCAACCGGACCCCCTCGGGAGCCCCTGGCGCCGCCCACCCCAAGGCTGCTGTCCCTCCTCCCCCGGGGAGCCCCACCAAGTTCCGATCCCTCTCCCGGGATCCCGACGTGGGTCGGAGACAGCACTCGGCCGAGGAGCGGGTCCGCCATGGCCCCAAGATGGGGGTGGCCCTGGAGCGCGTGGGCCCTGAAGGCAGCCCCTACCTGTCACGGCGCCACCGCAGCCCGGGCCAGGAGGGCGAGCACTACCACAGCTGCCTGCAGCTGGCAGCCCCACGCGGCCTCGAAGACCTGGGCCCCGGCCCCTTGAGTGTGGCTGCCGGCCCCCGGGTGGGAGGGGGGGCCGCGGCCGTGGCCCCTGAAGCGCCCCGCACGGAGTGGAAGGTCAAGGTGCGCAGCGATGGGACCCGCTACGTGGCCAAGCGACCCGTGCGTGACCGCCTCCTGAAAGCCCGGGCCCTGAAGATCCGTGAGGAGCGCAGTGGCATGACCACCGACGATGATGCAGTGAGCGAGATGAAGATGGGCCGCTACTGGAGCAAGGAAGAGCGGAAGCAGCACCTGATCCGGGCCCGGGAGCAGCGGAAGCGGCGCGAGTTCATGATGCAGAGCCGGCTGGAGTGCCTGCGGGAGCAGCAGAATGGAGACAGCAAGGCTGAGCTTAACATCATCGCCCTGAGCCACCGCAAGACCATGAAGAAGCGAAACAAGAAGATCCTGGACAACTGGATCACCATCCAGGAGATGCTGGCCCATGGTACGCGTTCGGCCGATGGCAAGCGGGTCTACAACCCTCTGCTCTCGGTCACCACCGTGTGA
- the PDZD4 gene encoding PDZ domain-containing protein 4 isoform X2 produces the protein MGCNMCVVQKPEEQYKVMLQEVELYKSSHRDKLGLMVCYRTDEEEDLGIYVGEVNPNSIAAKDGRIREGDRIIQINGMDVQNREEAVAILSQEENTNISLLVARPESQLAKRWKDSDRDDFLDDFGSENEGDLRARKLKSPPAQQLGHEEEKGAPEAGPGLHNSQELDSGVGRTDESTRNEESSEHDLLGDEPLSTANTPGPLRKFGLQGDALQSRDFHFSMDSLLAEGAGLGSGDVPGLTDEEYERYRELLEIKCHLENGNPLGLPFPRAAAGHGALDVNRNESAGHELAVLEEELRHLEFKCRNILRAQKMQQLRERCMKAWLLEEESLYDLAAGEPKKHELSDISELPEKSDKDSTSAYNTGESCRSTPLLAEPLPESPLRRAAAAVGNSNLNRTPSGAPGAAHPKAAVPPPPGSPTKFRSLSRDPDVGRRQHSAEERVRHGPKMGVALERVGPEGSPYLSRRHRSPGQEGEHYHSCLQLAAPRGLEDLGPGPLSVAAGPRVGGGAAAVAPEAPRTEWKVKVRSDGTRYVAKRPVRDRLLKARALKIREERSGMTTDDDAVSEMKMGRYWSKEERKQHLIRAREQRKRREFMMQSRLECLREQQNGDSKAELNIIALSHRKTMKKRNKKILDNWITIQEMLAHGTRSADGKRVYNPLLSVTTV, from the exons GAGGTGGAGCTGTATAAAAGCAGCCACCGGGACAAGCTGGGCCTGATGGTCTGCTACCGCACAGATGAGGAGGAGGACCTGGGCATCTACGTGGGAGAG GTGAATCCCAACAgcattgcagccaaagatggccGGATCCGTGAGGGAGACCGTATCATCCAG ATAAATGGCATGGATGTCCAGAACCGGGAGGAAGCGGTGGccatcctgagtcaggaagaaaacACCAACATCTCCCTACTGGTGGCCCGGCCTGAGAGCCAG CTGGCAAAGCGCTGGAAGGACAGTGACCGGGACGACTTCCTGGATGACTTTGGCTCTGAGAATGAGGGCGACCTGCGGGCGAGGAAGCTGAAATCCCCTCCGGCCCAGCAG CTTGGACATGAAGAGGAAAAAGGGGCCCCCGAGGCGGGCCCAGGCCTGCACAACAGCCAGGAGCTGGACAGTGGGGTGGGCCGGACAGACGAGAGCACCCGCAACGAGGAGAGCTCCGAGCATGACCTGCTGGGGGACGAGCCCCTGAGCACTGCCAACACGCCTGGGCCCTTGCGCAAGTTCGGCCTGCAAGGGGACGCCCTGCAGAGCCGTGACTTCCACTTCAGCATGGACTCTCTGCTGGCCGAGGGCGCGGGGCTGGGCAGCGGTGACGTGCCAGGCCTCACAGACGAGGAGTATGAGCGCTACCGCGAACTGCTGGAGATCAAGTGTCACCtggagaatggcaacccgctgGGCCTGCCCTTCCCCCGGGCTGCGGCTGGCCATGGCGCCCTGGACGTCAACCGCAACGAAAGCGCGGGCCACGAGCTGGCTGTGCTGGAGGAGGAGCTGCGGCACCTGGAGTTCAAGTGCCGCAACATCCTGCGGGCTCAGAAGATGCAGCAGCTGCGGGAGCGCTGCATGAAGGCCTGGCTGCTAGAGGAGGAGAGCCTGTACGACCTGGCGGCTGGCGAGCCCAAGAAGCACGAGCTGTCTGACATCTCTGAGCTGCCCGAGAAGTCGGACAAGGACAGCACCAGCGCCTACAACACGGGCGAGAGCTGCCGCAGCACCCCACTGCTGGCCGAGCCCCTGCCCGAGAGCCCCCTGCGGCGGGCGGCCGCAGCGGTGGGCAACTCCAATCTCAACCGGACCCCCTCGGGAGCCCCTGGCGCCGCCCACCCCAAGGCTGCTGTCCCTCCTCCCCCGGGGAGCCCCACCAAGTTCCGATCCCTCTCCCGGGATCCCGACGTGGGTCGGAGACAGCACTCGGCCGAGGAGCGGGTCCGCCATGGCCCCAAGATGGGGGTGGCCCTGGAGCGCGTGGGCCCTGAAGGCAGCCCCTACCTGTCACGGCGCCACCGCAGCCCGGGCCAGGAGGGCGAGCACTACCACAGCTGCCTGCAGCTGGCAGCCCCACGCGGCCTCGAAGACCTGGGCCCCGGCCCCTTGAGTGTGGCTGCCGGCCCCCGGGTGGGAGGGGGGGCCGCGGCCGTGGCCCCTGAAGCGCCCCGCACGGAGTGGAAGGTCAAGGTGCGCAGCGATGGGACCCGCTACGTGGCCAAGCGACCCGTGCGTGACCGCCTCCTGAAAGCCCGGGCCCTGAAGATCCGTGAGGAGCGCAGTGGCATGACCACCGACGATGATGCAGTGAGCGAGATGAAGATGGGCCGCTACTGGAGCAAGGAAGAGCGGAAGCAGCACCTGATCCGGGCCCGGGAGCAGCGGAAGCGGCGCGAGTTCATGATGCAGAGCCGGCTGGAGTGCCTGCGGGAGCAGCAGAATGGAGACAGCAAGGCTGAGCTTAACATCATCGCCCTGAGCCACCGCAAGACCATGAAGAAGCGAAACAAGAAGATCCTGGACAACTGGATCACCATCCAGGAGATGCTGGCCCATGGTACGCGTTCGGCCGATGGCAAGCGGGTCTACAACCCTCTGCTCTCGGTCACCACCGTGTGA